From the genome of Effusibacillus lacus, one region includes:
- the glnA gene encoding type I glutamate--ammonia ligase, whose product MVKEENVRYIRLQFTDLLGVIKNVEVPVSQLDKALDNKLMFDGSSIEGFVRIEESDMYLYPDLDTWLIFPWETEHGKVARLICDIYMPDGTPFEGDPRGILKKVLAEANAMGFTAMNVGPEPEFFLLKLDEHGNPTMEVNDKGGYFDLAPLDLGENCRREIVLTLESMGFEIEASHHEVAIGQHEIDFKYSDAVTAADNIMTFKLVVKTIARKYGLHATFMPKPIFGINGSGMHCHQSLFKGKENAFYDENDELGLSKTAKHYLAGILAHARGFAAITNPTVNSYKRLVPGYEAPCYVAWSAKNRSPLVRIPASRGLSTRIEVRNPDPACNPYLALAVMLKAGLDGIKNELPLQDAVNRNIYVMNEAEREKAGIHSLPASLKEAVEELLADDVMRSALGEHALTHFVEAKLIEWDMFRTAVHEWERDQYLTTY is encoded by the coding sequence ATGGTCAAGGAAGAGAATGTTCGTTACATCCGGTTGCAGTTCACCGATCTGCTCGGGGTTATCAAGAACGTGGAAGTTCCCGTATCCCAATTGGACAAGGCTCTTGACAACAAGTTGATGTTCGACGGTTCTTCGATTGAAGGGTTTGTTCGGATTGAAGAGTCCGACATGTACCTCTACCCGGATCTCGATACCTGGTTGATCTTCCCTTGGGAAACAGAACACGGTAAAGTGGCCCGCTTGATCTGTGATATTTACATGCCGGATGGCACTCCGTTTGAAGGGGATCCGCGGGGAATTCTCAAGAAAGTGCTGGCAGAGGCAAACGCGATGGGCTTTACTGCGATGAACGTAGGTCCGGAGCCCGAGTTCTTCCTCTTAAAGCTTGACGAGCATGGCAATCCTACCATGGAAGTGAATGACAAAGGCGGATACTTTGACCTGGCACCGCTTGATTTGGGTGAAAACTGCCGCCGCGAAATCGTTCTGACTTTGGAGTCCATGGGCTTTGAAATCGAAGCTTCTCACCATGAAGTCGCTATTGGACAGCATGAAATTGACTTCAAATATTCGGATGCGGTAACTGCAGCCGACAATATCATGACTTTTAAGCTGGTTGTGAAGACCATCGCCCGCAAATACGGATTGCATGCCACATTTATGCCGAAGCCGATTTTTGGCATTAACGGTTCCGGTATGCACTGCCACCAGTCCCTCTTCAAGGGCAAAGAGAATGCATTCTACGATGAAAATGATGAACTCGGTCTTTCCAAGACCGCGAAGCATTATCTGGCGGGAATCCTGGCACATGCCAGAGGCTTTGCGGCTATTACCAACCCGACTGTCAACTCTTACAAGCGTCTGGTTCCCGGTTACGAGGCTCCTTGCTACGTTGCATGGTCTGCGAAGAACCGTTCGCCGTTGGTTCGTATCCCGGCGTCCCGCGGACTGTCGACCCGTATCGAAGTTCGTAACCCTGATCCTGCTTGCAATCCCTACTTGGCACTGGCTGTCATGCTGAAAGCCGGTCTTGATGGCATCAAGAACGAACTTCCGTTGCAGGATGCAGTGAACCGCAACATCTATGTGATGAATGAGGCAGAACGTGAGAAAGCTGGAATTCATTCGCTGCCTGCGTCGCTCAAAGAAGCGGTGGAAGAACTTCTGGCTGATGATGTTATGCGTTCCGCCCTGGGTGAACACGCTTTGACCCATTTCGTGGAAGCCAAACTGATTGAATGGGATATGTTCCGCACAGCAGTGCACGAATGGGAACGTGACCAATACCTGACCACCTACTAA
- a CDS encoding DUF456 domain-containing protein, with the protein MVVLTLAIFLFVAGVLFTLYPILPGTLFVLAGILVYGAMEGWAAFPLWFWIVQAVLIALNFLTDWVASVLGIKRVGGSKQAIWGTTLGLIIGPLLLGPIGILAGPVLGAIIGELIQMRQAGQIARVAVASLIGFLLGIMVKFVLVLIQITLFAVQVWK; encoded by the coding sequence ATGGTGGTTTTAACACTTGCAATCTTCCTGTTTGTGGCAGGGGTCTTGTTTACGCTGTATCCGATCTTGCCTGGCACCCTGTTTGTGTTGGCTGGGATACTGGTCTACGGTGCAATGGAAGGTTGGGCCGCCTTCCCGCTTTGGTTTTGGATTGTGCAAGCTGTGCTGATCGCTTTAAATTTTCTGACCGATTGGGTGGCCAGCGTATTGGGTATCAAACGTGTCGGAGGGTCCAAACAGGCGATATGGGGAACGACTCTTGGGTTGATCATAGGACCTCTCTTGCTGGGTCCTATCGGAATTCTTGCGGGCCCTGTCCTGGGAGCCATTATCGGAGAGTTGATCCAGATGCGGCAAGCCGGTCAAATAGCGAGAGTGGCTGTCGCTTCCTTAATCGGTTTTCTGTTGGGTATCATGGTCAAATTTGTCTTGGTGCTGATCCAGATCACTTTGTTTGCAGTCCAAGTTTGGAAGTAG
- a CDS encoding LysM peptidoglycan-binding domain-containing protein, protein MKTIHFKRIKQKVKGVAILGSAVFFLVLSTSFLGGNEVYGSHETAVVVVQPGDTLWSIAKTHYPGKDVHEAIHHIKKSNGLSSAKLQIGTELRLSAF, encoded by the coding sequence ATGAAGACAATACATTTCAAAAGGATCAAGCAGAAAGTAAAGGGGGTGGCGATTCTTGGTTCGGCAGTTTTCTTTCTGGTGTTGTCCACGAGCTTCTTGGGGGGAAATGAAGTGTATGGAAGCCACGAAACGGCAGTTGTTGTAGTTCAGCCGGGGGACACTCTGTGGTCGATCGCCAAGACCCACTATCCAGGAAAGGATGTCCACGAGGCCATTCATCACATAAAGAAATCCAACGGACTTTCATCAGCCAAATTACAGATTGGAACGGAGTTGCGACTCTCCGCATTCTGA
- the lexA gene encoding transcriptional repressor LexA, with protein sequence MMKLSKRQQQILDYIKDEVRKKGYPPSVREIGDAVGLASSSTVHGHLARLEQKGLIRRDPVKPRAIEILDMDTPVVAHNASTVMAPIIGKVTAGSPITAVENVEDYFPLPMSLVGDTEVFLLTVEGDSMIEAGIHDGDLVIVRKQQTARNGEIVVAMTEDDEATVKRFYKEADHVRLQPENSAMEPLRYKNVMILGKVIGVFRYIS encoded by the coding sequence ATTATGAAGTTGTCCAAACGCCAACAACAGATTCTGGACTACATCAAAGACGAAGTCCGGAAGAAAGGGTATCCCCCGTCAGTCCGGGAGATTGGTGATGCGGTTGGACTTGCGTCAAGCTCCACCGTACACGGTCATCTGGCAAGACTGGAACAGAAAGGTCTTATCCGACGGGATCCGGTGAAGCCCCGAGCAATAGAGATTCTTGATATGGACACTCCCGTTGTCGCACATAATGCGTCAACAGTAATGGCTCCGATTATTGGGAAAGTTACGGCGGGCAGTCCCATCACCGCAGTTGAGAATGTCGAAGACTATTTTCCTTTGCCCATGAGTCTGGTAGGCGATACGGAGGTATTCCTTCTGACAGTGGAAGGGGATTCCATGATTGAAGCGGGGATTCACGACGGTGACCTGGTGATTGTCCGCAAGCAACAGACAGCCAGAAATGGCGAAATTGTGGTGGCAATGACGGAAGATGATGAAGCGACGGTCAAACGGTTCTACAAAGAAGCGGATCACGTTCGTCTGCAGCCGGAGAATTCGGCAATGGAGCCTCTCCGCTACAAGAACGTTATGATCCTGGGAAAAGTGATTGGCGTATTCCGGTACATCTCATAG